One Arachis hypogaea cultivar Tifrunner chromosome 18, arahy.Tifrunner.gnm2.J5K5, whole genome shotgun sequence genomic window, gtaccgtaCCCTTCTCCGCTGTGCTGTAATAGCCCGGAAGGCCGAGTTCGAGTTGTCGGGGATGCAGTCGCTGCGCAGGAAGCTTGAAGCTGCTGCTAAGGCCAACAATGAATTCAAAGCTCAAGTTGAAATGCTTCAGGAGCAGCTGTCCGAGACGGGGAAAAAGCTTAAGGCTGCTGAGGAGAAAGCTGCGTCTGCTGAGGAGAAGATGGAGACCTCCGATGCCACCGTGTCTTGTTTAACCGAGAGGGAGATGACTTTGGAAAATCAGCTCAATGCCGCGCAAGGTCGGGTGGTCGCTCTGGAGAAGGAGCGTGATGCGGCCCTTTCGTCGGCCAAGGCTGCCCAAGTTGAGGTTGAGGAGCTCAGGAAGAAGCATAAAGAGACCGTGAAACAGGGAAAGAGCGCGATCTTCATGATTGAAGAGGCACTTAAGGCCCAGGTGAAGATCGTGGCTCCTGATTTCGATACGTCGGCAATTGGGGTCTTCAAAACaatcaaggatggcaagattgtcgacATGCCCAAAATGTGATCTCTTTGTACTTTGTGTAATTTGTTCGTAGAACTTGTGGAACTGGTCTTTTTATATACTTTACTGGTCGCCTGGTCAGCTTTTGATCATCATCTTTATCCGCTCATCTAGTATTGTTTTCGTTTCATTTTGTTACCGCTTGGTTGGTATTGGCTTTGTCGCTCGTGTTTGCTTTACCGTTTTGGTAGTTTGGCGGGGCCAGGTCGTGGCCTTTAGTATTTTCGTAGCCATTTGTTATGGCTTAAATTTAGGTGGCTCCTGGGGTGATCAGTCTCGGGGTGCCGTATCGTGATTCTGTTTAACGTATTATATGGAATTTGTTGTCGTGGGATGTGTAAGTAGGGAAAAATCAATAGAGGTAAACATTAACCGGTAATTGAACAAGTCTATTATCGTAGCAAGTGCAAAAGTAAATGATTAAGCTCGTTAGGTCGCCTGGTCGGCGTGCTTGAGTTAAGAATAAAACTTTCTCAGGTTACCTGCATTCCAAGTTCTCGGGACCTCTTTACCGTCGAGCTTCTCCAATTTGTAGGCGCCCTTGCCAATCACTTCTTTGACTCTGTAGGGGACTTCCCAGTTCGCCGCCAGTTTACCTTCTCCCTGGGTCGTTAGTCCGATGTCGTTGCGCCGTAGGACAAGGTCGTTTTGCTCAAATTCCCTCTTGAGCACTTTGGAGTTGTAGCGCAGGGTCATTCTTTGCTTTAGTGCTATTTCTGACAAATGGGCTATTTCCCTAGCCTCGTCTGCCAGGTCTTTTTCCACCGCTTCCTCTACTCCCTTTAGAAGTAATCGTGGGCTTGGCTCGCCGATCTCTACGGGTATCATTGCGTTCACCCCGTACGTCAGGCGGAAAGGGGTTTCCCCTGTGGAGGATTTCTCGGTTGTTCGGTAGGACCAGAGAACCGAGGCAAGTTCGTCAGCCCATGCCCCTTTTTGTTGTCCAGCCGCTTCTTAAGGCCCAGCAAGACGACCTTGTTTGCGGCCTCAACTTGACCGTTTGTCTGGGAATGCTCTACTGAGGAGAATTTCTGCTTTATGCCCAGGCCGGCGAGGAACTCCGTGAATTTCTTGTCGGTGAACTGTGTCTCGTTGTTAGAGATGATGACTTCCGGGATGCCGAATCGAGTTATCACCTTCCTCCACATGAACTTTCGACAATTGACTGAGGATATGCTCGCTAGTAGttcagcctctatccatttggtgtagtagtcgatagcgactatgaggtatttgacttgccccggtccgaCCGGAAAAGGTCGGGAGGACGTTAGCAGGCTTAGTTCAGTTGCCGGCGctctgtggaagttggcgttctcTTGGCACTTGACACATTTTCTTACGAACTCTTTTGAGTCGACCATCATCGACGGCCAGTAATATCCAGCTCGGATGAGCtttcttgctagggctttgcccccgatgtggtgacCTTAGCATCCCTCGTGGACTTCTCTGAGTACGTAGTCTGTTTGATCGGGATGGAGGCACTTCAGCAAGGGCTGGCTAAGTCCCTTTTTGAACAGTTGGCCTTGTATGATCGCATATCTGGCCACCTCCATTCTCAATGCTTTAGCTTCCTTCTCGTCTTCAGGAAGTTTGCCGTTTTCTAGAAAATCAGTGATGGGGTCCATCCAGGAGGGGCCTATCTTTGTCAGGTGGAGGGTGACTGCCGGTTCCTTTATCATTTCTTGAATAAGGGACCTGTTGCCGACTCCCAGTTTCGTGCTCGCTAGCTTTGATAGGAGGTCTGCCTGTGTGTTCCTTTCCCTCGGAACGTGTTGGATCGCGACCTCCTCGAACTGTTTTGCCAGCTCTTTGaccttttccaagtacttttgCAATAGCGAGTccctggcttggtagcttccgttgACCTGCGAGGTAACAACCTGTGAGTCACTGCATACTTCCAGCCTCGTAGCCCCGACTTCTCGAGCTAGGATCAAGCCGCCCAGGAGGGCCTcgtattccgcttggttgtttgatACGGAAAACTCAAACTTGATTGATTGTTCGTATATGACCCCGGCAGGACTTTCCAAGATGATCCCGGCACCcccggacgtttggttggaggccccgtTCACATGGAGCCTCCACCGTACGCCCGCTTCTTCGGTCGGATCCCCCGCTACTTCCACCAAGAAGTCTGCCATTGCTTGTGCCTTGATTGCATGTCGGGGATCATATCGCAAATCATATTGAGATAGTTCGATggcccaagtcatcattcttcccgctaAGTCGGGCTTTTGGAGCATTTGGCGGATTCCTTGGTCCGTTCTTACGACCACTTGGTGACATTGAAAGTACTGCCGTAGTCTTCGGGAGGAGGTTAGCAGTGCTAGAGCCAGCTTCTCTAGTTTGCTGTATCTTAGTTCTGCTCCTTGTAGCACTCTACTCACGAAGTAAACTGGTTGTTGAATCTTCCCTTCTTCCCTTACCAAGACTGCCGCCAGCGCCTCCTCCGTTATGGCCAGGTACAGGTAGAGCGGTTCTCCGACTTTTGGCTTCCTGAGCACGGGTGGTGTGGCTAGGATTTCTTTGAAATGATTGAATGCTTCCTCACACGCCAGGGTCCAATAAAAAACTATCCCTTTTTTCATAAGGTTGAAAAATGGCAGCGCTCTAGCGGCCGACGCTCCGAGGAAACGGGATAAAGCGGTGAGTCTTCCGGATAGCCTCTGAACATCCTTGACGCAGCCCGGACTCTTCATTTggagtattgcttggcattttTCCGGGTTGGCCTCGACCCCcccctttgggttatcatgaacccTAGGAACTTTTCTGCTTCCATGGCAAAGGCGCATTTGagtgggttgagcctcatgccgtgttgtcggagGGAGGCGAACACGTTTCCCAGGTCGCTTATGAGGTCTTCAGGCCGGGTGGTCTTTGCGAGGATATCATCCACATACACCTCCACCGTTTTGCCTATGAGGTTGCTGAATAttttgttcattagcctttggTACGTTGCCCTAGCGTTCTTTAGGCCGAACGGCATCACCTTGTAGCAATATGTCCCTCTTGGCATTATGAACGCCGTTTTCTCTTCTTCAGGCCGGTGCATTggtat contains:
- the LOC112769740 gene encoding uncharacterized protein: MKSPGCVKDVQRLSGRLTALSRFLGASAARALPFFNLMKKGIVFYWTLACEEAFNHFKEILATPPVLRKPKVGEPLYLYLAITEEALAAVLVREEGKIQQPVYFVSRVLQGAELRYSKLEKLALALLTSSRRLRQYFQCHQVVVRTDQGIRQMLQKPDLAGRMMTWAIELSQYDLRYDPRHAIKAQAMADFLVEVAGDPTEEAGVRWRLHVNGASNQTSGGAGIILESPAGVIYEQSIKFEFSVSNNQAEYEALLGGLILAREVGATRLEVCSDSQVVTSQVNGSYQARDSLLQKYLEKVKELAKQFEEVAIQHVPRERNTQADLLSKLASTKLGVGNRSLIQEMIKEPAVTLHLTKIGPSWMDPITDFLENGKLPEDEKEAKALRMEVARYAIIQGQLFKKGLSQPLLKCLHPDQTDYVLREVHEGC